The nucleotide sequence ATCCGGTAGTCGCCTCTTTGCTTAATGTTGGAGGGTTGTGGGTTCTTTACACCACTGACTTATATACGGCGATGCATCAGAACATTCTCCTTCACTTATTTGTTCACATACACGTATTTTTGGCTGGCTATCTTTTTACTGCCGCCATGATTTATATTGATCCAATGCCCCATAGAAAAAGTTTTATATATAGAGCGATTGTGCTGATTATCGCTCTAGCTGGTCATGGCATCTTATCTAAGTATATTTATGCGCATCCTCCGATTGGTGTTGCCGAAGGGCAAGCAAAAGCTGGAGGGATCTTAATGTACTATGGCGGCGATGCAATTGATCTGATACTTGTTTTTATTCTTTGTCTGCAATGGTACAGATCGGCTCGTCCTAGAGAGTATGTAGAGGGAAGGATACCGGAAGCTACCTAAATAGTCTCAAGAAGGTGGACAAGGGGATCGTTAACTTTGGCTCACCTTCTTTTTCTTAGGGCTTACTAATAAATTTGCGTTTTTAACGTACATACTATGGGAAATGAAATAGGTAAAGAAAGCGGAAAAAGATTCGAGAATAAGAAAGGGGAGGACAGTGTGAATGAATTCTTACGATTGTTGAAATCCGGAAGTAAATCGGCTTTATGGGCAACAATTGTTAATACGATTGTTGCTCTTATTAAAACGGCAGCTTACCTCATTACAGGAAATGTCGCTATGTTTGCTGAAATGATGCATAGCTTTGGAGATGCAGCGAATCAGTTGTTCGTTTTTATCGGTTCCTCATTAAGTAAAAAAGCCCCGACGGAAAGATTTCCAGGAGGGTTTGGCCGGTTAGTCAATCTTGTGCTTTTAGGTGCTGTGTTAGTTGTAGGTGTATTGGCTTATGAAACTATTAAGGAAGGTGTTCATCATATTTCAGAGGCAGCCCATTCTGAAGACTGGCTCTGGTTAAATATTGCTGTGCTTGGAGCGGCTGCCGTCTTAGAAGCCACCGTTCTTTATAAGGCAATGAAAGAAATTACAGAGCATCTCCCTCCAGAAAAAGTCAAAGGTTTTAGAATGATCCCTGAGAGCTATAAGCATGTAAAAAGTGCCAAGCCAGCCACAAAGCTAGTCTTTTTAGAAGATAATGTGGCTGTTGGCGGTGCGCTGCTTGCTTTGATTGCTATTATTATCGCTACTTATACACCCTTTCACAGCGCTACAGGATATGCCTCCATTATTATTGGAGTGATGCTGATCTTAGTTGTCGGTCGGATATTTTTGGATAATGCGGCAGGAGCGCTTGGCGTCGCAGATGTTAAACTGCAAGCAAAAATTGGCGCTCGGGTTCTTCAGCATCCACAAGTGAAAGATATTCAAGACTTAGATGTGATTAAAGAAGGGGACGACTTTCATGTGGAGCTCCGGCTGGAAGTAGATCCAGAAATGACAATTAAAGTAGCAGATGATATTCGAGATCATATTGAAGAAAATATTAAGAAAAACGTAGCCAATGTGACAGATGTGATTATTGAATTTGATGAAGATGATCGTGTCACTACGTGGCCTGGTCCAGTGAAGTAAGCGGCTTTTCTGTTTACTTGCGGGAAGAGGGGATCATGTTTCGAATTAGCGCTTGACACAAGTTATGTACTGAATTATTATATTAGTATAAACTCAATATTCCTTTTAAGGGGAGTAGCTTTTACAGCAAAGTCGTCATTACAGAGCAGACCGCTCTCGGCTTTGTTGGCAGCGATGAACGTTGTTAGCAAGACCTTACCAAACGGTAGAGGTCTTTTTTGTTGTATAAGGCCTGTACCGATGGTGGTACAGGCCTTTTTAGTTTACCTGCTAAGTGTGTGTAACTAACCAGTCTATTAAGTGAGGAGGGAAAACATGAAGAAAGATGTTTATTATTCCAACGAGCGGTGGAAAAGAACGAAGAATAGCTAAAAGATCAGTCTTCTATAAAAAAATTGAGAAGAAATTGGAAGAGAAATATGCAGACACTGTAAACGGCCAGCAAGCTGGCTGACTCGCCTACAAAAATAAACGTACATGGAGGGTTTTTATATGTTTAAAAAAATAATGGCAGCAATGTTAGTGTTCGGTTTGTGTTTAGCTCCCGTCGGACATGTGATGGATCATAACTCTCAGGTGGCAAGCGCTAAATCATACAAATCCGGAAAAAGATCCTACAGTCCGCCTGCCAGCAATAGCCCGTCACTTTTTAAGAAAAATCAAGATCAGCAAGTCAACAAACAGAAATCAACTACTAATTATTCAAAGAAATCAACGGCTTCCAAATCAAATAGAGGCGGTTTTCTAAAAGGTCTGTTTCTTGGAGGGGTAGCTGGTTTATTATTTGGAAGTCTGCTTGGTAACCTAGGCTTTTTAGGTTCCATGCTCGGGTTTTTGGTCAACATGATTGTTCTTATTGCCATTGTGATGGTGATCCGGAAAATTGTTGTTTCCTTGTTTAAAAACAAGCAGAGGGGCCATGATTCATGGAACAGATAAAGATTTCTGAGCAAGATATCATTAATGCTCTTTGCTTATATATATCAGACAAGAAGGAAGTGTCTCCTTATGAGGTTGATATGGAACTGATGTTTGATGACGAATATGGATTTTCGGCTGAATCCCATGTGGCAGGCCGGAAGCAAATTTTAGCGACTGTCAGTATAATTGAAGCTATTCGCTTTTGGCTCGACACCGAATTGCATGTGGACCCATTCGCGGCAGGAATTGAATTAGTACTTGATGATCATGAAGGAATTATTGCCTGGGTTAGATAATAAAAAAATGCCCCTTGCTGTTTTTAGCAGCAGGGGTTATTTTTCGCTTTGGACAGGGAGTGGAGGAGAATATTTATCAGCTATATGCACACAGTTACGGCCGTTTTCTTTAGAAGTGTATAACGCTTGGTCAGCCGCCTCCAAGAGGGTATCAAGTGTATCTGTACGGGCCTGCACAGCAGCAACTCCAAAGCTTGCAGTAACAGAAAGAGATTCTTTGCTTGTTTCCAAAGGAGAAGCAGCAAGATGGGCACGGATGCTTTCTGCTCTTTTGCTCGCCTCATTAATATCTATATCAGGCAAACAAATGACAAATTCTTCCCCGCCATACCGGCCAAAAATGTCTGTTGGCTGCAGATGCTTTTGACAGATTGATACGACGTGGCGAATGGCTGAATCACCAATGCTGTGACCATAGCGGTCGTTGATTTTTTTAAAATAATCAATATCAAAGAGAAGAACAGACAGTGGTTTATTTGCTTTAATCGATTGCTCTAAATACTGCTCGCTTCTCTTGATGAAATAGGAACGGTTATAAATTTGGGTTAGCCCATCGGTATAGGCCAGTCTTTTTAATTGTTTTTCCAGCATTTTTTGAGCAGTAATATCACTTAAAACGATGATGCTGCCGACCACCGTTTTTCCGGCTTTGAATATAGGTGTGATTCGAACGTAATAATATTTATCGTTTTCTTCGTTCAACCACTCAAATGACCGTTCTCTTTCCGGGATATCATTCTCATAAAAAGTGAGCTCGCTTCCCTCATCTCTCCAGAGTAATTCAACGTTTTTCCCGACAGATGAAGCATTAAGCCTAAAGAGAATGCTTTCAGCGGCTTCGTTATAGTCTACGATTTGATAGGCTGTATTTACAACAAGTACGCCATCCCGCATGCTTTCAAAAACTCGGTCTCTTGCTATCGGCGATAGGGAGAGCAGCTTAAAGGAAAAGATCGCCCAGAGATATAAAGCAGAGGTAAAGCACATGACGACAGGTACTGGGTCCATTCCATGGGGAGAAAGGCCAACTAAGTATAAAAAGGAAGAAATCATTGGAATAACAAGACCCAATAGCAAGGGAGAAATTTGCTTCCAATAAACGGCTTTTGTCCGCTTCCAATACCATAATAAAATACATACACCGAGCAGGAGACAACCAAATGTATAGCTGCCATGCACGATATACCAAGGTCCAGCAACCATATCAGCCAGTGCATAGTTTTCGTTTGGACGTAAATAGACAGAGCGGTAAAATAGATGGTGAAAATTATTTGTTAAACACATAAAAGAAGTAATGAATGGAATTAAAAAGAGAACTAAAAGTTGTTTTAACTTGAGAAATTTATCTAATCCTGCATACTGCAAAACTAGAATGAGACAGCATGGAGAGATAAAGGGCAATCCTAGGTACTGGAACTTCAACCAAAAAGAAATTTCTGTCAGAGTGCTGCTTGCCAGTTCAAAAGCATGTCCAAATGTGTAGATGGCTGAAAAAAATGACATCCAAATAAACGTTGTACTGCTGGAAGATAAGTGCCGTTTAACATAGGCATAGATTGTCAGAATAATGGATAAAACACCTGATACAGAGACAATAACAATATAACGGAAGATTTCTGAATTCATCGTCCAACTCCGAAAGTAGAATAAATAGATTGTTTCTCTCTATTATTGAAGTATTATAACAAAGTTTTTGTCAATTATATTAAAAACTTAGAAACATTAAGATAGTTTACAGTTCATTTATTGACATATGCTTTTCACCATTGCCTCTTTATAAGAATGGAGGAGAGGGAAACAGACAACCACCCCTATCTAAAGAGAAAGGGCTGATTCATGATCCGGCCGTTATATTTTTGTTTTAGATAGTAAGAAGTAGATGGCTATGGAAGTTGATGCTATGATATTTTTATGTTTATTATGTGTAGTGGAGGGTTTGGAATGTTGACGATTAAGGAAATTGCTGAAATGGCAAAAGTCTCAAGATCAACTGTTTCGCGTGTATTAAATGATTCAGGCTATGTGAGTGAAGAGGCACGCAATCGTGTTTTAGCAGTAATTGAGGAGACTGGGTACATGCCGAGTCAGCATGCAAAGGCACTTCGGACAAAAAGAACGAAGGTAATTGGAGTGATCCTCCCGAAAATTAGCACGGAAACTTCAGGGCGTGTAGTAAACGGACTGAATGAAGTGTTTCAAGAGCAAGGGTATCAAATTCTTTTAACAACAACAAATCTCGATCCTCAAAAAGAGATTGAATACTTGCGTCTATTAAAGAGCAGACAAGTAGACGGAATTGTTTTAATTGCTACTAATGTCAATTCAGAGCTAGTGGCAGAGATCAGTCAGCTGAACATTCCATTTGTAGCGATCGGCCAGGACATCCCGCATGCCTCTAGTGTGATATTTGACGATTGTCATGCAGCCAAAGAAATAGCAAAGCGTCTTATTCTGAAAGGGTATAAAAATATCGCATTTATCGGTGTGGATGAATCAGACCCCTCTGTAGGTATCCAGCGTAAGCGAGGATTTACAGAGGCACTGAAAGAGCATAAGCTTCCTGTTTATCCAGAATGGATGGAGCAAGCAGATTTTAATATTTCTTCTGGTTTTGAAGCAATGAAAGAAATTATGGGCAGGTCTACAGAAGATAGCCGCCCTGATGCAGTTTTTGCGGTGACGGACCGGATAGCGATCGGCGCTATGCAATACTTAAAGGAAGCAGGGTATAGCATCCCTAAAGAAATAGCCATTGCTGGTATGGGAGCTGCTGATATTTCTAAGTATGTCCAGCCTGCTTTAATGACAATAGATTTTGGAAATGAACGGGCGGGACAGGAGGCAGCTGTTATTCTATTAGAACAAATTGAAAAAAACAGTGAAGGCCAAAAAAAATTAATTTTGAACTATAGAGTAATTGAAGGCAATAGTGTATAATAATTATGAAATCGATTTCATAGACTAATACCAACCGTTATTTTTAATGGTTTGAAGGTACCGAAGGCGGTGCCCGGTTTAATAAGCTATCATTGAGTCGTTGTTTTATCGTGATTGTTTTCTTTTTAGAGGAATCGGCTTTATCTTTTTACAGAGCAAAATCGATTCCTTGTATTTTTTTACCTTGTGGGATCGATTCCACAAGGTGGCTAACTTCTAATTATTGAGGGCATGGATGACTAAAAAAGGGGTGTGAAAGTATGGCTGATAATCGCCAGATAGCTGCAGAAATTATTGAGGCCGTTGGTGGACAGGAAAATATAGTGTCAGCTGCTCATTGTGCTACACGCTTAAGAATGATGTTAAAAGACGTAGAAAAAGTTGATCAAGAAAAAGTAGAGAATATCGAAAGGGTTAAAGGAGCCTTTTTTAATTCAGGTCAATACCAGGTTATCCTCGGTACAGGAACAGTCAACAAAATTTATGAAGAAGTGATCCGGTTGGGTGTTGAAAGTTCATCTAAAGGGGAGCAAGCGAAAGAAGCCGCTAAAAGCGGAAATGCTTTCCAAAGAGCTATTCGGTTATTCGGCGATGTGTTTGTTCCGATTATCCCTGCCCTTGTAGCAACAGGGCTATTTATGGGAGTCCGCGGTCTGATTATGCAGGAACAAATTCTTTCTTTGTTTGGTATAACACCTGATCATGTTCCAGAAAACTTTATTTTATTTACACAAGTGTTAACAGATACTGCTTTTATCTTTTTACCAGCATTAGTTGCCTGGTCCACATTTAGAGTATTTGGCGGTTCACCGATCATCGGTTTAGTTTTAGGTCTGATGCTTGTCAGTCCATCCTTGCCAAATGCCTGGGAAGTGGCTGGCGAGCAGGCAGAAGCGATTAAATTTTTTGGTTTTATCCCTGTTGTAGGTTATCAGGGATCTGTGCTGCCGGCGTTTATCGCAGGAATTATAGGGGCAAAGCTTGAACAACAAATTCGCAAACGTGTTCCTGATACGTTTGATCTAATTGTGACACCCTTTTTAACATTGCTCATAATGATTATGTTAGCTTTGTTCGTTATTGGCCCTATTTTTCATAGTGTAGAAGAAATTATTTTAAATGCGACCGTGGCTGTTTTAAAATGGCCATTTGGAATTAGTGGTTTTATCATTGGCTTCCTAAATCAAATTATTGTTGTCACGGGAGTCCACCATGTATTCAATATGCTAGAAATTCAGCTGCTTGAGAAATTCGGAAACAATCCATATAACGCTATTGTTACTTGTTCAGTTGCTGCACAAGGAGGAGCTGCATTAGCAGTAGGATTGAAAACAAAGTCTAAAAAACTGAAAGCATTGGCTCTTCCATCCTCATTATCTGCACTATTAGGCATTACAGAACCGGCTATTTTTGGTGTCAACTTGCGCTATTTTAAACCATTCGTCATGGGGCTGATTGGAGGCGGTGTAGGCGGGTTTCTTGCCTCGCTCTTTGGCTTGAAAGGCACGGGAATGGCCATCACTGTTATTCCAGGCACCCTACTCTATCTAAATGGGCAAATTGTTCTTTACTTACTTGTTAATGTTGCAGCCATTGCTGTTGCCTTTATATTAACTTGGATGTTTGGATTCAATGATAAGATGTTGAAAAGCCAAAAATAACTCTATCTATTTTGATTGAAAAGGGGAATATCCTGTGAAAAAAGGACTGCTCACGCTTGGCGAAGCTTTGGTCGATTTTATCCCGATGGACTCTGAGAACATGGCATATATAAAAAGCCCTGGCGGCGCTCCAGCCAATGTAGCGGTTGGAGCTGCTCGTCTAGGGATGAGAGCAACCTTTATCGGAAAAGTAGGCAAGGACGTGTTAGGCGTTTTTTTGAAGGAAACGCTCAAAAAATATGGAGTAGATATTTCCGCTGTCATCCTGACAGAACGCTATCGTACAGGACTTGTATTTGTCACGTTAGATGAAATAGGAGAGCGCAGTTTTAGTTTTTATATAAAAGAAAGCGCTGATTTCTTTCTGGAAAAATCGGAAATAAAAGAAAAGTGGTTTATTGATAAAAAAATTTTCCACTTCGGAACGATCTCTCTTTTAAAAGAGCCAGCGAGCATGGCTACACTGCAGGCACTTTCCTATGCAAAGAAGCACGGATTGATTGTTTCATTCGATCCAAATGTCCGCTTGGCTTTATGGGAGAATGAGGAGCGGCTTAGACATATGATCTTTAAGATGATGGCAGAAGCAAACGTGTTAAAGCTGTCTGAGGAGGAGCTATTGTTTTTAACAGGGGACACAGATATAAACACGGTTAAAAGCTGGATCAAAGAATATGATCTTTCACTTGTTTGTTTAACGAAGGGGGCACAAGGGAGTATTGTATTCACAAAAAATGGATGGGCTGAAATAGGGGCGCTGCCGGTGAATGCCGTTGATACAACGGGCGCTGGGGATGCCTTCGTCTCCGGCTTGCTTTATGGTCTTAACGAACGGACGGAGGGAATCCATTCGATTTCATTGGAGGAGGCAGCAGATCTCGCCCGTTTCGCTTCTGTATCCGGAGGGCTCGCCGCTTCACAAAAAGGTGCGATGACTGCGCTGCCTACACTGAAAGAAGTTCGAAAAACTTTAACAAAAAATAGGAGTTTATAATGAATCAACAAGAGTTACTTGGTCGTTTATCTGAGAAGATAAAAGAAAACGAGAAGCAGAGAAAAAATGATCCCTATCGTCTTCAATTTCATCTTATGCCGCCGATCGGGTTGCTAAATGATCCGAATGGGCTCATTCAGTATAAAGATAAATATCATGTTTTCTATCAATGGAATCCATTTGAAACATCACATGGACCAAAGTTTTGGGGGCATTATACCTCTGATGATTTAGTTCATTGGGAGGATCATCCTCCAGCACTGATACCGACAGAATGGTATGAGCGAAACGGCTGTTATTCTGGAAGTGCCATTGAAGTCGGGGGGAAGTTACTCTTATTTTACACTGGGAATGTAAAAGATGAAGCAAAGCGAGAAACATACCAATGCGTAGCTGTCTCCGATAACGGAATGGATTTTGCAAAGGAAGGACCGGTTATTTTTCTTCCTGATGGCTTTACTCCCCACTTTCGTGACCCGAAGGTGTGGAGAAGAAATGATAGCTGGTACATGGTGGTTGGCGCACAAACCTGTGAGAAGGAAGGAGCAGTAGTGCTTTTTTCATCGATAGATTTGCAGCATTGGGAGTATAGAGGACCAATTGCGGGAAGCTATATGAATGGTTTGAATGCTTTCGGGTATATGTGGGAGTGTCCGGATTTTTTTCAAATAGGTTCGAAAGATATTTTACTAGTCTCACCTCAAGGGCTGGAGCCGAGTGGGTACCACTATCAAAATTTGTTTCAGTCTGGTTATTTCATTGGGGAATGGAAGGTGGGTACCACAGAGTTTAATCATGGAGATTTTTTGGAGCTAGATCGCGGATTTGATTTTTATGCACCGCAGACGTTTGAGGATGAAAAGAGAAGAAGGATTATGTTTGGATGGATGGGAATAACCGATGAAAATGAATCTTTCCAGCCCACAATTGAACAGGGATGGATCCACGCCTTAACAATCCCGCGCCAATTAATCTTAGAAGGAGAAAAGCTTTATCAAAAACCAGTTGAAGAACTGGTAAAGTTACGTAGAAAAAAAGATTTTCACGGTACAGTTTCTTTAAGAGATGGCGTAAACACATACGAGGAGATTCGCGGGGAGGTTAGCGAAGTCAAAGTAAGATTTGACTATGTCCATGCGGAAAAGGTAGAGATAGTTATTCGCAACAACGTCCATCTTTATTTTTATCCCGGTCAGGGCATCTTTACGTTGGAAAGGGAAGTGTTCAAAGGGGGAGCGTTCGAGAGTCGGACCTGTGAACTCTTGCAATTAAAAGACATGCATATTTTTTTAGATAGAAGCTCTATTGAAGTTTTTCTTAACGGAGGAGAGGAAGTGTTTACAGCTAGATTTTTGCCAATCCTGACAATCAATCCATTGTGTTTAAAGCAAGTGGACAGGTAGAGATGTTTGTTGAGAAATGGGAGCTAGGAGAATGAGTCATCCAGCACTGTATAGGTAAAAGGAGGAAAAAAAGTGTTCAAGAAAATGTTTGGCAAGAAGCAGGAACCACCAAAGACTGTTACTATACTCGCGCCAGTAAATGGCCGGCTGCTTTCTCTAAAGGAAGTACCCGATCCTGTTTTTTCGAGAAAAATGATGGGGGACGGCATGGCTATTGAACCTTCTGAAGGGAAAATTGTCTCACCTGTCAAAGGAGAGGTTGTTTTAGTGTTCCCTACGAAGCATGCTATTGGCATTAAAGCAGAGAACGGCGCAGAGCTCCTCGTTCACATTGGGTTGGAAACTGTTTCAATGAACGGTGAAGGCTTTACAACCTATGTATCAGAAGGAGACAAAGTTGAACCTGGAGATACATTAGTCACATTTGATTTGCCGCTCGTTAAGGAAAAAGCAAAAAGCATTGTCACGCCGATCGTTGTAACGAATGCAGATGATATGGAAGCGATTGAGAAAGGAAATTTCAATGAAGTCACTAATAGTCAAAGCGAGATTATGACAGTGACTTGCTCTTAAGGAATAAATCCACCGGTTCAGACTGCTGACAAACAGCTCGTCTCCTTCATTGTCAGTTACTGTCATTGATCGAGGGAAGATATATCCATTAGGCCCTGCCTATATTCTAAAACAACTGCTGAAAGAAGGTAGTTGTTTTTTTAATTAAAAAGTAGCAGAAATCCTGATAATGGGGTCATTCTCAAAAAAGTGATATGATTTATAAGAGCAAACACACGTGGAAAATGTATACAGACTAAATCTTAGCCATAGAGGTGGAAGGACAATGAGCAAGATAGATTCTCGGCTTTACGACTATTTGGTTGATCACTCGAACGATATTACAGATAAGTGGCTAGCTGCAAGAGAAGAAAAGAAAGGCTCAGTTTATTCGGCTGATGTTGATGAGTCGATAGAAGAATTACTGCGAAAACAAAATCGGTTAACTAATTTAACGGTAGCTAGCACTCTTCTTGAAGAAAAAGAGACATTTAAGAAGCAAAAAGATCAATGGGCCCGGGAAGTAGCAGAAAGCAGAGTGGACAGCAATACGCCGATTCATGAAGTGCAGGCTGCGCTTCGTTCAGCAAGAACCGTGTATTGGCATTTTGTGAAGAAGTTTGTAGAGTTAAATAAGAACGAAGTGACTCATGAGGATATTGTAAGGTGGGGAACGGTTCTGCATGCGGCGTTTGATGATCTGAATATTAAATTCTCTGAAATGTATTTTAGATTGATGATGAGAAGACTCTCGGCTCAGCAGAGTTTAATTGAAGAATTGGGCTCCCCTGTTATTCCGATTGCGGCTTCTAAAGGAATACTGCCGTTAGTTGGTGATATCGATACGGTGCGTGCCAAGAGCATTTTAGAACAAATACCTGAAAAGTGTGTAGAAGCAAAAATTTCTCATCTATTCATTGACTTATCTGGCGTATCGATTATTGACACGATGGTTGCCCATCAGATTTTTCAAATCATCCAGGTTCTAAGCTTATTGGGCATTAAGTCAACCATGACAGGAATCCGGCCAGAAATTGCTCAAACGGCCGTACAGCTGGGTATCGATTTTTCTGGAGTAGACTCATTTAGCTCCTTGCAGCAAGCATTAGGAAAGCACTCATCCGAAAAGTTAGGTGAGTGATCAGCTGATGGCAGAAAGAGCTAAGTAACGAGTCGGAAGCAAGAATGAATAATCACGAACTCAGGAGGGCTGTGCATGTTTATCGCTGGACAAAAGGATATGCAGCAGATGGATGAGTATACAATAGGAAAGATTGGGCTTCCCGGTGTTGTCTTGATGGAAAACGCGGGAGCGAAGATAGCTGAAGAGGTTCTTTCAGCTTCTTGCTACGAGCATTCGAAAGTAATTGTGCTCGCCGGGGGAGGAAACAATGGCGGAGATGGTTTTGTCGTTACCCGCAAGCTATTTGATCAAGGGCTGAAGCCTCTTCTTTGCCTGTTGGTCAACCCTGAACGTGTAAAAGGTGATGCCAAAATCCATCTGGAAGCCTATGTTAACCGGGGACTGCCCATTTTTTATCTTCATGAGCAAGGATTGGACAGGCTTCAAAATCATTTAAACGAGGCTGATATTATTGTAGATGCGATGTTAGGAACGGGGATAAATGGCCCGGTCAGAGAGCCTTTTCTTCAAGTGATTTCCATGGTCAACGAGCATGCTGGAAAGCGCTGCATTATCTCTATTGATCTCCCATCAGGTCTAAATAGTGATAACGGAAAAGTAGAGGGGGCAGCTGTGCAAGCTTCTAAGACGATCAGCTTTGTATTCCCGAAAAAAGGATTCTTTTTGAATGATGGTCCGGATTGCATTGGAGAATGGAAGGCAGTGGATATTTCTGTTCCACCTTCAGCGGCACCCATTCTAGGCCTCTCGATGCCACGGTTAATTACCGAATCGCTCGTCAGGGCCAGCCTGCCGAGACGGCCGGCAACTGGCCATAAGGGAACGTTCGGTCATGTTCTTGTAGCAGGGGGCTCCCGCCAGTACATAGGGGCACCTGTTTTTTCAGCTATAGCATCGCTGCGCAGCGGGGCCGGGTTAACCACGATGGCTGTACCCGAAAACATTTATCCAATGGTTGCAGCCAAGCATCCAGAACTATTATTTTTGCCGTTGCCAGAAAAGAATGGTCATTTTTCAATAGAAGCGATTAGTGAAATGGCCCCACGCCTTCATGAATTTGA is from Bacillus sp. PK3_68 and encodes:
- a CDS encoding PTS glucose transporter subunit IIA; amino-acid sequence: MFKKMFGKKQEPPKTVTILAPVNGRLLSLKEVPDPVFSRKMMGDGMAIEPSEGKIVSPVKGEVVLVFPTKHAIGIKAENGAELLVHIGLETVSMNGEGFTTYVSEGDKVEPGDTLVTFDLPLVKEKAKSIVTPIVVTNADDMEAIEKGNFNEVTNSQSEIMTVTCS
- a CDS encoding histidine kinase N-terminal 7TM domain-containing protein codes for the protein MNSEIFRYIVIVSVSGVLSIILTIYAYVKRHLSSSSTTFIWMSFFSAIYTFGHAFELASSTLTEISFWLKFQYLGLPFISPCCLILVLQYAGLDKFLKLKQLLVLFLIPFITSFMCLTNNFHHLFYRSVYLRPNENYALADMVAGPWYIVHGSYTFGCLLLGVCILLWYWKRTKAVYWKQISPLLLGLVIPMISSFLYLVGLSPHGMDPVPVVMCFTSALYLWAIFSFKLLSLSPIARDRVFESMRDGVLVVNTAYQIVDYNEAAESILFRLNASSVGKNVELLWRDEGSELTFYENDIPERERSFEWLNEENDKYYYVRITPIFKAGKTVVGSIIVLSDITAQKMLEKQLKRLAYTDGLTQIYNRSYFIKRSEQYLEQSIKANKPLSVLLFDIDYFKKINDRYGHSIGDSAIRHVVSICQKHLQPTDIFGRYGGEEFVICLPDIDINEASKRAESIRAHLAASPLETSKESLSVTASFGVAAVQARTDTLDTLLEAADQALYTSKENGRNCVHIADKYSPPLPVQSEK
- a CDS encoding YxcD family protein: MEQIKISEQDIINALCLYISDKKEVSPYEVDMELMFDDEYGFSAESHVAGRKQILATVSIIEAIRFWLDTELHVDPFAAGIELVLDDHEGIIAWVR
- a CDS encoding sucrose-6-phosphate hydrolase — protein: MNQQELLGRLSEKIKENEKQRKNDPYRLQFHLMPPIGLLNDPNGLIQYKDKYHVFYQWNPFETSHGPKFWGHYTSDDLVHWEDHPPALIPTEWYERNGCYSGSAIEVGGKLLLFYTGNVKDEAKRETYQCVAVSDNGMDFAKEGPVIFLPDGFTPHFRDPKVWRRNDSWYMVVGAQTCEKEGAVVLFSSIDLQHWEYRGPIAGSYMNGLNAFGYMWECPDFFQIGSKDILLVSPQGLEPSGYHYQNLFQSGYFIGEWKVGTTEFNHGDFLELDRGFDFYAPQTFEDEKRRRIMFGWMGITDENESFQPTIEQGWIHALTIPRQLILEGEKLYQKPVEELVKLRRKKDFHGTVSLRDGVNTYEEIRGEVSEVKVRFDYVHAEKVEIVIRNNVHLYFYPGQGIFTLEREVFKGGAFESRTCELLQLKDMHIFLDRSSIEVFLNGGEEVFTARFLPILTINPLCLKQVDR
- a CDS encoding cation diffusion facilitator family transporter, giving the protein MNEFLRLLKSGSKSALWATIVNTIVALIKTAAYLITGNVAMFAEMMHSFGDAANQLFVFIGSSLSKKAPTERFPGGFGRLVNLVLLGAVLVVGVLAYETIKEGVHHISEAAHSEDWLWLNIAVLGAAAVLEATVLYKAMKEITEHLPPEKVKGFRMIPESYKHVKSAKPATKLVFLEDNVAVGGALLALIAIIIATYTPFHSATGYASIIIGVMLILVVGRIFLDNAAGALGVADVKLQAKIGARVLQHPQVKDIQDLDVIKEGDDFHVELRLEVDPEMTIKVADDIRDHIEENIKKNVANVTDVIIEFDEDDRVTTWPGPVK
- a CDS encoding cytochrome c oxidase assembly protein; this translates as MSSYTDICYTGGQLAGIVPQVLLMLPFLLVLFLYLLAALVSNRRHRKWPLFRTCSCIVGVLLAVCSVAGPLAERAHIDFTAHMTGHLFLGMAAPLFLVLAAPMTLMLRTLPVHLARRFVRLLKSWPIQLLSNPVVASLLNVGGLWVLYTTDLYTAMHQNILLHLFVHIHVFLAGYLFTAAMIYIDPMPHRKSFIYRAIVLIIALAGHGILSKYIYAHPPIGVAEGQAKAGGILMYYGGDAIDLILVFILCLQWYRSARPREYVEGRIPEAT
- a CDS encoding aminoimidazole riboside kinase, whose product is MKKGLLTLGEALVDFIPMDSENMAYIKSPGGAPANVAVGAARLGMRATFIGKVGKDVLGVFLKETLKKYGVDISAVILTERYRTGLVFVTLDEIGERSFSFYIKESADFFLEKSEIKEKWFIDKKIFHFGTISLLKEPASMATLQALSYAKKHGLIVSFDPNVRLALWENEERLRHMIFKMMAEANVLKLSEEELLFLTGDTDINTVKSWIKEYDLSLVCLTKGAQGSIVFTKNGWAEIGALPVNAVDTTGAGDAFVSGLLYGLNERTEGIHSISLEEAADLARFASVSGGLAASQKGAMTALPTLKEVRKTLTKNRSL
- a CDS encoding sucrose-specific PTS transporter subunit IIBC, which produces MADNRQIAAEIIEAVGGQENIVSAAHCATRLRMMLKDVEKVDQEKVENIERVKGAFFNSGQYQVILGTGTVNKIYEEVIRLGVESSSKGEQAKEAAKSGNAFQRAIRLFGDVFVPIIPALVATGLFMGVRGLIMQEQILSLFGITPDHVPENFILFTQVLTDTAFIFLPALVAWSTFRVFGGSPIIGLVLGLMLVSPSLPNAWEVAGEQAEAIKFFGFIPVVGYQGSVLPAFIAGIIGAKLEQQIRKRVPDTFDLIVTPFLTLLIMIMLALFVIGPIFHSVEEIILNATVAVLKWPFGISGFIIGFLNQIIVVTGVHHVFNMLEIQLLEKFGNNPYNAIVTCSVAAQGGAALAVGLKTKSKKLKALALPSSLSALLGITEPAIFGVNLRYFKPFVMGLIGGGVGGFLASLFGLKGTGMAITVIPGTLLYLNGQIVLYLLVNVAAIAVAFILTWMFGFNDKMLKSQK
- a CDS encoding LacI family DNA-binding transcriptional regulator, which produces MLTIKEIAEMAKVSRSTVSRVLNDSGYVSEEARNRVLAVIEETGYMPSQHAKALRTKRTKVIGVILPKISTETSGRVVNGLNEVFQEQGYQILLTTTNLDPQKEIEYLRLLKSRQVDGIVLIATNVNSELVAEISQLNIPFVAIGQDIPHASSVIFDDCHAAKEIAKRLILKGYKNIAFIGVDESDPSVGIQRKRGFTEALKEHKLPVYPEWMEQADFNISSGFEAMKEIMGRSTEDSRPDAVFAVTDRIAIGAMQYLKEAGYSIPKEIAIAGMGAADISKYVQPALMTIDFGNERAGQEAAVILLEQIEKNSEGQKKLILNYRVIEGNSV